A single genomic interval of Deltaproteobacteria bacterium harbors:
- a CDS encoding phosphoglucosamine mutase, translated as MRRKLFGTDGVRGVANTDPMTVENALALGQAVAHVFRNSGGGKHKVVIGKDTRLSGYMFETALSAGICAMGGDVLLVGPLPTPGIAFLTHSMRADAGVVISASHNPYQDNGIKFFGRDGFKLADETEAKIEMLMMGEHLKEARPPSPQIGRAVRIDDATGRYIVYLKNTFPAHLSLDGLRIVVDCANGAAYKIAPLVFQELGAEVIAIGVSPNGLNINDKCGSLFPEVVSAKVREQRADLGISLDGDADRVIVVDHNGDVLDGDRIMAVCAEEMARKRKLKKNTIVATVMSNIGLEIFLKERKVRMMRAPVGDRYVVEMMRAGGYNFGGEQSGHLVFLDHARTGDGVLAALQLLAVMVETGKKIADLGKTLVTFPQILVNVKLKHRVPLESMRGFQRAKAEFEKKLGSKGRIVVRYSGTEPVLRIMAEGESQSEIDRIVKALAEKARSEFH; from the coding sequence TTGCGGAGGAAATTGTTCGGAACCGACGGAGTCAGAGGGGTCGCCAATACCGACCCGATGACCGTGGAAAACGCGCTGGCTTTGGGTCAGGCCGTCGCGCACGTCTTCCGGAACAGCGGGGGGGGGAAGCACAAGGTCGTGATAGGGAAGGATACCCGGCTTTCGGGCTACATGTTCGAAACGGCGCTCTCGGCGGGGATTTGCGCGATGGGAGGCGATGTTCTTCTGGTCGGTCCGCTGCCGACTCCAGGGATTGCGTTCCTGACCCATTCCATGAGGGCAGACGCCGGAGTGGTGATCTCGGCCTCCCACAATCCGTACCAGGACAACGGCATAAAGTTCTTCGGGCGGGACGGCTTCAAACTGGCAGACGAAACGGAAGCCAAAATAGAGATGCTGATGATGGGCGAACATCTGAAGGAAGCGCGCCCTCCGTCTCCGCAGATCGGCCGCGCGGTCCGGATCGACGACGCCACCGGAAGATACATCGTCTATCTGAAGAACACCTTTCCCGCGCACCTTTCGCTCGACGGATTGCGCATTGTGGTCGATTGCGCGAACGGCGCGGCTTACAAAATCGCTCCCCTGGTATTCCAGGAATTGGGAGCGGAGGTCATAGCCATCGGGGTAAGCCCGAACGGACTCAACATTAACGACAAATGCGGTTCCCTTTTCCCGGAGGTGGTATCGGCGAAGGTGCGGGAGCAGCGCGCGGACCTCGGCATATCGCTGGACGGAGACGCCGACCGCGTGATCGTGGTCGATCACAACGGGGACGTCCTGGACGGCGACCGGATCATGGCGGTCTGCGCGGAAGAAATGGCGCGGAAGAGGAAGCTTAAGAAAAACACGATAGTCGCCACCGTCATGAGCAACATCGGTCTCGAAATATTCCTGAAGGAGCGGAAAGTCCGGATGATGCGGGCGCCCGTGGGCGACCGGTACGTCGTCGAGATGATGCGGGCCGGAGGATACAATTTCGGAGGGGAGCAGTCGGGGCACCTCGTTTTCCTCGATCACGCGCGGACGGGAGACGGCGTGCTGGCCGCGCTTCAACTGCTGGCCGTGATGGTGGAAACAGGCAAGAAGATCGCCGATCTCGGAAAAACGCTCGTCACGTTCCCCCAAATCCTTGTAAACGTCAAATTGAAGCACCGCGTCCCCCTTGAAAGCATGCGCGGGTTCCAGAGGGCCAAGGCGGAGTTCGAAAAAAAATTGGGGAGCAAGGGACGGATCGTCGTACGATACAGCGGCACCGAGCCCGTCCTGCGGATCATGGCGGAAGGCGAGAGCCAGTCGGAAATCGATCGCATCGTCAAGGCCCTCGCGGAAAAAGCCCGCTCCGAATTCCACTAA
- a CDS encoding pyridoxine 5'-phosphate synthase, whose amino-acid sequence MKRRLGVNIDHVATLRQARGGIAPEPVVAAGIAELNGADGITVHLREDRRHIQDRDLELLMQTVQSRVNLEMAATEEMIGIATKLRPYSATLVPEKRQELTTEGGLNVLGQRESLLKAVSRLREAGILVSLFIDPDLSQIRATKQVGADAFEIHTGTYCEAFNTGRSSGVFKNVPVFEMEQIKVAAAHGRNIGLKVFAGHGLDVRNIVPILELPEIEEFNIGHSIIARAVFVGLGAAVREMADLIHGAS is encoded by the coding sequence TTGAAAAGGCGCCTGGGAGTCAACATAGATCACGTCGCGACGCTGAGGCAGGCGAGGGGAGGGATTGCGCCGGAGCCGGTGGTGGCCGCGGGGATTGCGGAGCTGAACGGAGCGGACGGGATCACGGTCCACCTGCGCGAGGACCGCAGGCATATCCAGGACCGGGACCTGGAACTTCTTATGCAAACAGTCCAATCCCGTGTCAACCTGGAAATGGCCGCCACAGAGGAAATGATCGGGATCGCGACCAAGCTCCGTCCATATTCGGCTACCCTCGTACCGGAAAAGCGCCAGGAATTGACGACGGAAGGCGGGTTGAACGTGCTGGGGCAGCGGGAATCGTTGCTGAAAGCAGTGTCCCGGTTGCGCGAAGCCGGGATCCTGGTAAGTCTGTTTATTGATCCGGATCTTTCGCAAATCCGGGCAACGAAACAAGTCGGAGCGGACGCCTTTGAGATACATACCGGTACTTACTGCGAGGCATTCAATACAGGAAGATCGTCAGGAGTTTTTAAGAACGTCCCTGTTTTTGAGATGGAGCAGATAAAGGTGGCGGCGGCGCACGGGAGGAACATCGGGTTGAAGGTGTTCGCGGGGCACGGGCTCGACGTTCGCAATATTGTGCCGATCCTGGAGCTGCCGGAGATCGAGGAGTTCAACATCGGTCACAGTATCATCGCGAGGGCGGTGTTCGTCGGACTCGGCGCGGCGGTGCGGGAGATGGCGGATCTGATCCACGGGGCCTCCTGA
- a CDS encoding TIGR00159 family protein, translated as MLGFLPAVRIADILDILVVAFIIYWILLFVRGTRAVQMLYGLLILMALFILSRKMGMVTFQWLVGNFLGGLIIILVVIFQSEIRRGLAKVGQAKIFGRTPESPKPAFLDELVLCAFRLADARLGAILLIEREMGLQEYVDHGKQLDALFSHELMASILAKTSPVHDGAIVLRADRVAAAGVILPIPAESSVAGTMGTRHRAAWGVSAETDAVSVVISEETGNVTVFHDRRMESASGAMELREVLGRLFGGEATAARIPGSGSGGIGNDQIA; from the coding sequence ATGTTAGGGTTCCTTCCGGCGGTCCGTATAGCGGATATCCTCGACATCCTGGTCGTCGCCTTCATCATTTACTGGATACTGCTTTTCGTGCGCGGGACCCGAGCCGTGCAGATGCTTTACGGGCTGCTCATACTGATGGCTCTTTTCATCCTTTCCCGGAAAATGGGAATGGTCACCTTCCAGTGGCTTGTGGGGAACTTCCTCGGGGGGCTCATCATAATACTCGTGGTGATCTTTCAGAGCGAGATCCGGCGGGGGCTGGCCAAGGTAGGGCAGGCGAAGATCTTCGGGCGGACGCCGGAGTCTCCGAAGCCGGCGTTCCTGGATGAATTGGTCCTTTGCGCCTTTCGCCTCGCGGATGCGCGTCTCGGCGCGATCCTCCTGATCGAGCGGGAAATGGGGCTTCAGGAATATGTCGATCATGGGAAGCAGCTGGACGCGCTCTTCTCACATGAACTGATGGCGTCGATCCTGGCGAAGACATCTCCGGTGCACGACGGCGCGATCGTTCTTCGTGCGGACCGCGTTGCGGCGGCCGGTGTGATTCTTCCCATTCCGGCGGAATCTTCGGTGGCAGGGACCATGGGGACGCGGCACAGGGCTGCCTGGGGGGTCTCGGCGGAGACCGATGCCGTATCCGTGGTCATCTCGGAAGAAACGGGGAATGTGACCGTTTTCCATGATCGCCGTATGGAGAGTGCCTCGGGAGCCATGGAACTGCGGGAAGTCCTTGGCAGGCTTTTCGGAGGAGAAGCGACGGCCGCAAGAATTCCGGGCAGCGGTTCGGGCGGGATCGGGAATGATCAGATCGCCTGA
- a CDS encoding ATP-dependent metallopeptidase FtsH/Yme1/Tma family protein yields the protein MNQFYRNLALWMLIALAMVFLFNTFKTQKVEQEEISFTDLNAAVEAGKVKEVTIKGQEITGKYTDTSGKDKKTFHTYAPEDPDLVKSLRAKNVKITAKPLDDNPWYMSLLVSWLPMLLLIGVWIFFMRQMQAGGGKAMSFGKSRAKLLTETTHKYTFADVAGIEEAKEELQEIIAFLKDPKKFTRLGGRIPKGVLLVGPPGTGKTLLARAIAGEAGVPFFSISGSDFVEMFVGVGAARVRDLFIQGKKSAPCIVFIDEIDAVGRHRGAGLGGGHDEREQTLNQLLVEMDGFESNEGLILIAATNRPDVLDPALLRPGRFDRQVVVPKPDVKGREQILTVHTRKIPLSENVNLEVLAKGTPGFTGADLANLCNEAALHAASVGLGKVDMNCFEMAKDKVMMGRERRSMIISDEEKKSTAYHEAGHAVVATLIPGADPIHKVSIIPRGMALGVTQQLPIDERHTYSKDYLKNNITILMGGRVAEELVRGELTTGAGNDLERSTLLARKMVCEWGMSERLGPVTFGQKQDLVFLGRDMTRHQDYSEATARDIDQEIKDILTSCYERARKILKNNIHVLHQVSKTLLEKEVIDGAEIKRIIEELVPVPSDEAPAPPAGSPA from the coding sequence TTGAACCAGTTCTATCGGAACCTTGCGCTGTGGATGCTCATCGCCCTGGCGATGGTTTTCCTTTTCAACACTTTCAAGACGCAGAAGGTGGAGCAGGAGGAGATATCCTTCACGGACCTTAACGCCGCGGTGGAAGCGGGCAAGGTCAAGGAAGTCACTATCAAGGGGCAGGAGATCACGGGGAAATACACCGATACGTCGGGCAAGGATAAGAAGACGTTCCACACCTACGCGCCTGAAGACCCGGACCTGGTCAAGTCGCTTCGTGCGAAAAACGTCAAGATTACCGCGAAACCGCTCGACGACAACCCCTGGTACATGTCGCTGCTTGTCTCCTGGCTGCCGATGCTGCTCCTGATCGGGGTGTGGATCTTCTTCATGCGGCAGATGCAGGCAGGCGGCGGAAAAGCCATGTCGTTCGGCAAAAGCCGGGCAAAGTTGCTGACCGAGACGACGCACAAATACACGTTCGCCGACGTAGCCGGTATAGAGGAGGCGAAAGAGGAATTGCAGGAAATCATCGCCTTCCTGAAAGACCCGAAAAAGTTCACGCGCCTTGGCGGCAGGATACCCAAGGGAGTCCTGCTCGTCGGTCCTCCCGGGACCGGGAAGACGCTGCTTGCAAGGGCGATCGCCGGAGAGGCGGGGGTTCCCTTTTTCTCGATCAGCGGTTCCGACTTCGTTGAAATGTTCGTCGGCGTCGGCGCCGCCCGCGTGCGCGACCTGTTCATCCAGGGGAAGAAGTCGGCCCCCTGCATCGTCTTCATCGACGAAATAGACGCGGTGGGCAGGCACCGCGGCGCGGGCCTCGGAGGCGGACACGACGAACGGGAACAGACGCTGAATCAGCTGCTCGTCGAAATGGACGGATTCGAATCGAACGAGGGGTTGATCCTTATCGCCGCCACGAATCGGCCGGATGTTCTCGACCCGGCGTTGCTGCGGCCCGGGCGGTTCGACCGGCAGGTGGTCGTTCCCAAGCCGGATGTGAAGGGAAGGGAACAGATCCTTACGGTCCACACAAGGAAGATCCCCTTGAGCGAAAACGTGAATCTCGAAGTTCTTGCGAAGGGAACACCCGGGTTCACGGGGGCCGACCTGGCCAATCTCTGCAACGAAGCCGCTCTGCATGCGGCAAGCGTCGGTCTGGGGAAAGTGGACATGAACTGCTTCGAGATGGCCAAGGACAAGGTGATGATGGGCCGGGAGCGCCGGTCGATGATCATCAGCGACGAGGAGAAGAAATCCACGGCTTACCACGAAGCCGGCCACGCGGTCGTGGCGACACTCATACCGGGGGCGGATCCGATCCACAAAGTCAGCATAATCCCGCGAGGGATGGCGCTGGGCGTCACGCAGCAGCTCCCGATCGACGAACGGCACACCTATTCGAAGGATTACCTGAAGAACAACATAACGATCCTTATGGGCGGCCGGGTTGCCGAGGAACTCGTTCGCGGAGAGCTTACGACCGGGGCGGGGAACGACCTCGAGAGATCGACGCTGCTTGCGAGAAAGATGGTATGCGAATGGGGTATGAGCGAGCGGCTGGGGCCTGTCACCTTCGGCCAGAAGCAGGACCTCGTGTTTCTCGGCAGGGACATGACTAGGCATCAGGATTACAGCGAAGCCACGGCGCGGGACATCGACCAGGAGATCAAGGACATCCTCACCTCCTGCTACGAGCGCGCGCGGAAAATATTGAAGAACAACATCCACGTACTGCACCAGGTGTCGAAGACGCTCCTCGAAAAGGAGGTCATCGACGGCGCCGAGATCAAGCGGATAATTGAGGAACTGGTTCCCGTTCCTTCGGACGAGGCGCCTGCTCCGCCGGCAGGGTCACCCGCCTGA
- the folP gene encoding dihydropteroate synthase, which produces MEEQPECRDALIPLREAIGRFQARNFIVDCRGRKLELGAIPRIMGILNVTPDSFSDGGKFLATEAAAAHGIAMAESGADIVDVGGESTRPGSSPVPVEEEIARVVPVIREISRRTDAMISVDTTKCAVAREAVAAGACIINDTSAFADDPDMASFAADSGCAAVLMHRRGTPATMQVAPFYRSLFDELLDEISEKVDAAEKTGVSRDRILIDPGIGFGKRTEDNLALHRHLADLRNIGRPIVFGASRKSFIGRITGKDPAERAFGAAASVAVSVLRGADILRVHDVSDMKDVIRVAQAIREGAEC; this is translated from the coding sequence ATGGAAGAACAGCCGGAATGCCGGGATGCCTTGATCCCGCTGCGCGAGGCGATCGGACGGTTTCAGGCGCGGAATTTTATCGTGGATTGCAGGGGGCGGAAACTCGAGTTGGGAGCGATTCCGAGAATCATGGGGATACTCAACGTAACGCCGGATTCCTTCTCGGACGGCGGGAAGTTTCTCGCAACGGAAGCTGCGGCGGCTCATGGGATCGCAATGGCGGAGAGCGGCGCCGATATAGTGGACGTAGGGGGGGAATCGACAAGGCCAGGGTCGTCGCCGGTGCCAGTCGAAGAGGAAATCGCACGCGTGGTTCCCGTGATCCGTGAGATATCCCGCAGGACGGATGCGATGATATCCGTCGATACGACCAAGTGCGCCGTAGCGAGAGAGGCGGTCGCGGCCGGGGCCTGCATCATCAACGACACGAGCGCGTTCGCGGACGATCCCGACATGGCTTCGTTCGCGGCGGATTCCGGGTGCGCCGCCGTTCTGATGCACCGTCGAGGGACCCCGGCCACGATGCAGGTTGCGCCGTTCTACCGGTCGCTGTTCGACGAACTGCTGGATGAGATTTCGGAGAAGGTGGATGCGGCGGAAAAAACCGGGGTCTCGCGCGACCGGATCCTGATCGACCCGGGCATCGGGTTCGGGAAGCGTACTGAGGACAATCTCGCACTCCACAGGCACCTTGCGGACCTGCGCAACATCGGCAGGCCTATCGTATTCGGCGCTTCGAGAAAGTCGTTCATCGGGAGGATCACGGGGAAGGATCCTGCCGAACGGGCATTCGGCGCGGCGGCATCGGTCGCGGTTTCCGTTTTGCGTGGCGCGGACATTCTGCGTGTGCACGATGTGTCCGATATGAAGGACGTAATCCGCGTAGCTCAAGCCATAAGGGAGGGGGCCGAATGTTAG
- the tilS gene encoding tRNA lysidine(34) synthetase TilS, protein MDDVVYGDGMVGNKNGSTVNTLENTLEIVAVSGGPDSIYLAHTLKNSLTPMLIAHYNHRARGKESDEDERFVRAMADRLGVPFEVRRARMRRTVGIRKQKKSDEKSKGFEARAREERYLFLKGLAEKFGTAKIIVAHTADDQVETVLMRILEGAGISGLKGIPERTSDGIERPILDKWREEIRKYLRKRGIPFRVDRSNFDTRFERNWVRHVLIPLLEKRYGKSVKKRIFALGERLREIDGYMDTEARNWIRKNVLGGKAGKAHSENGRFQSSLSKRIVGSGLRFGREGFRKLPSALRKKILQTVCFDRIGISPNERLLESMDRLVLDGGPSARINIGKGAVIRCRYGQALIEAPIECVSKAKLYALKLPGPGKYELNGCMEFLWKERGGITVSGLKRLSEGEQAVAFDADAIEAPLEVRPLRQGDRLIPFGMNEEKKAKEILIDRKVPADERWGRPIVCGADGRILWIPGVVRSAHGPVTVNTRRSAVLRLEFKDITGNNRMMTK, encoded by the coding sequence ATGGACGATGTGGTGTATGGTGACGGGATGGTCGGAAACAAGAACGGTTCAACCGTAAATACGCTCGAAAATACGCTCGAAATCGTTGCGGTCTCGGGCGGCCCGGATTCCATATACCTTGCGCATACCCTTAAGAATTCCCTCACACCGATGCTGATTGCGCATTACAACCATCGCGCAAGGGGGAAGGAATCAGACGAGGATGAAAGGTTCGTAAGGGCTATGGCGGATCGCCTGGGCGTTCCTTTCGAGGTGCGGCGGGCACGGATGAGGCGCACCGTGGGTATCAGGAAGCAAAAGAAATCCGATGAGAAATCGAAGGGGTTCGAAGCGCGCGCGAGGGAAGAAAGATATCTGTTCCTGAAGGGTCTGGCGGAAAAGTTCGGAACGGCGAAAATCATCGTCGCGCATACCGCCGACGACCAGGTAGAGACCGTCCTGATGCGCATCCTGGAAGGAGCCGGGATTTCCGGGCTTAAGGGTATCCCTGAAAGGACCTCCGACGGCATTGAGCGGCCCATTCTGGACAAGTGGCGGGAAGAGATCCGGAAATATCTTCGCAAGCGCGGTATCCCCTTCCGCGTCGACCGGTCGAACTTCGACACCCGGTTCGAAAGGAACTGGGTCAGGCATGTGCTGATCCCCCTTCTCGAAAAACGATACGGGAAATCGGTGAAGAAACGCATCTTCGCGCTGGGAGAGCGATTGCGGGAGATCGACGGGTACATGGATACGGAGGCGCGCAACTGGATAAGGAAAAACGTGCTCGGCGGTAAAGCGGGCAAGGCGCATTCGGAAAACGGAAGATTTCAGTCTTCGCTGAGCAAGCGCATTGTCGGGTCCGGGCTTCGCTTCGGCAGGGAAGGGTTCCGGAAGCTTCCGTCGGCCCTCAGGAAGAAGATCCTTCAGACCGTCTGCTTCGACCGCATCGGGATTTCCCCCAACGAGCGATTGTTGGAGTCGATGGACCGGCTGGTTCTCGACGGAGGACCGTCCGCGCGGATCAACATCGGAAAAGGGGCCGTTATACGGTGCCGGTACGGCCAGGCGCTCATCGAGGCGCCGATCGAATGCGTTTCGAAGGCGAAACTGTACGCGCTGAAATTGCCCGGGCCGGGAAAATACGAATTGAACGGATGCATGGAATTTTTATGGAAGGAGAGGGGTGGGATCACGGTATCCGGCCTGAAGCGGCTTTCGGAAGGCGAACAGGCAGTTGCGTTCGATGCCGATGCGATCGAGGCTCCGCTCGAGGTCCGCCCGCTCAGGCAGGGCGATCGGTTGATTCCGTTCGGTATGAACGAGGAAAAGAAAGCCAAGGAGATCCTGATCGACAGGAAGGTTCCAGCTGACGAACGCTGGGGCCGCCCGATCGTCTGCGGCGCCGATGGCCGTATACTCTGGATCCCCGGCGTCGTCCGTTCCGCACATGGACCGGTGACGGTAAATACTCGCCGATCCGCGGTTCTCCGGCTTGAATTCAAGGATATTACAGGCAATAATCGAATGATGACGAAATAA